The Paracholeplasma brassicae genome includes the window TACCGGAATCTTGAAAGACAAATTCTTCCATTATGAAAAAGCAGAAGAGTTTGATGAAGAAGACGAATTAGATTTATAATATTTAAATTAGGATGGATGCCTCAATAAAAATTGGGGCATCTATTTTTTTAAATGAAGAGTTAAACAAATAATATTTTTTCTTGATTAAAAGTATTGACATTAAGAATCAAAAACGATATAATTAAAACGCTGTAAAAATGTTATGTCTAAAGGACAGTTTTGGCTAGTTACTACGCCAAAATATATTTTTTGAAAGAAAAAAGGAACACACGGATATGTGTTCTAGAAAGAAAGGAGATCAAATTATGCCTACTATTGCACAATTAGTTAGAAACGGAAGACAAGACAAAGTTACGAAATCTAAATCACCTTACCTTGGGATTGGATATAATAGCTTACAAAAGAAGGAAACTTCTTTAAACTCACCACAAAAACGTGGGGTTTGTGTCCGTGTTACAACCATGACACCAAAGAAACCTAACTCAGCACTACGTAAATACGCTCGTGTTAGATTATCAAACGGTATCGAAGTTAATGCGTACATTCCTGGTGTAGGTCACTCATTACAAGAACACAGCGTTGTTTTAATTCGCGGTGGACGTGTAAAAGACTTGCCAGGGGTAAGATATCATATCGTACGTGGTACCCTAGATACATCCGGTGTTGCTAACCGTAAACAAGCTCGTTCTAAATATGGCGCTAAGCGTCCAAAAGCTGGAAAAGCACCAGTTAAAAAATAAAAACTAATAAAAATCATATAGATTAATAATCTGAAAGGAGGATGTAAATATGCCAAGAAAAGGACATATTGCAAAACGTGACGTATTACCTGACCCAATTTACAATTCAAAATTAGTAACTAGAGTTATCAATACAATCATGTTAGACGGTAAAAAAGGTACTGCTCAAAGTATTCTTTATGGTGCGTTCGATCGCATTAAAGAAGAAACAGGAAGAGACCCAATCGAAGTATTTAATGAAGCAATGAAAAATATTATGCCAATCCTTGAAGTACGTTCTAGACGTATCGGGGGACAAAACTACCAAGTACCAGTTGAGGTGCGTCAAGAGCGTAAACAAACGCTTGGATTAAGATGGCTAATCAACTACGCTAGACTACGCCATGAAAAAACAATGGAAGAAAAACTAGCGAAAGAAATTATGGACGCTGCTAACGGTACAGGTGCAGCTGTCAAAAAACGTGAAGATACCCATCGTATGGCTGAAGCAAATAAAGCATTTGCTCACTATCGTTGGTAAGAAGGAGTATAAGTTATGTCTCGTGAATTCCCATTAAACAAAACGCGTAACATTGGGATTATGGCCCATATTGACGCGGGAAAAACTACAACTACAGAACGCATCTTATACCACACTGGGAAAATTCACAAAATTGGTGAAACGCACGATGGTGCGTCTCAAATGGACTGGATGGAACAAGAACAAGAACGCGGTATTACCATCACATCAGCAGCAACCACTGCTTTTTGGAAAGAACACCGCATCAACGTAATTGACACCCCAGGCCACGTGGACTTCACAGTAGAAGTTTCACGTTCCCTACGTGTATTAGACGGTGCCGTAACCGTACTTGACGCTCAAGCTGGTGTAGAGCCACAAACAGAAACTGTTTGGCGTCAAGCAACTGAATATAAAGTACCTCGTATTGTTTTCATTAACAAAATGGACAAAACAGGTGCGGACTTCGAATACTCAGTTAAATCAATTAGCAATCGTTTAGGAGTTAAAGCAAACCCTATCCAATGGCCAATTGGTGCAGAGACTCAATTCGAAGGTATGATCGACTTAATTACAATGAAAGCTTACTACTATGATGGTAACGCCGATGAAAATTCTGTCGAAAAAGAAATCCCAGCGCATTTATTAGATGTTGCTACTGAAAAACGCAATGACTTAATCGAAGCGGTTGCTGATTTTGATGAAGAAATTATGATGAATTACCTTGAAGGTGAAGAAGTCACTAACGAACAAATCAAACGTGCAATCCGTAAGGGAACCCTTGCAGTTGAATTCTTCCCAGTGATCTGTGGATCTGCATTCAAAAACAAAGGTGTTAAGAAAATGCTTGATGCAGTAGTTGACTACTTGCCTGCACCAACCGATATCGAATCGGTTATTGGTCATGACGAATACGGCGCTGAGGTAGTAAGACATGCTTCTGATGACGAACCATTTACCGCTTTAGCATTTAAAGTAATGACTGACCCATTCGTGGGACGTTTAACGTTCTTCCGTATTTATGCGGGTAGCGTACAATCAGGTTCATATATTTTAAATACAACCAAAGGTAAGAAAGAACGTCTAGGACGCTTACTACAAATGCATGCGAACCACAGAGTAGAAATTAAAGAAGCTTACGCTGGGGACATCGCAGCTGCGATTGGTTTAAAAGACACAACTACGGGTGATACACTTGCTGGTGAAAAAGATACAATCATTCTTGAAAGTATGAAATTCCCTGAGCCTGTTATCTCAGTAGCAATTGAACCAAAAACCAAAAATGACCAAGACAAGATGTCAAACGCTCTTGTTAAATTATCAGAAGAAGATCCAACATTCAGAACTTATACAGACCAAGAAACAGGACAAACCATCATCTCAGGTATGGGTGAACTTCACCTTGACATCTTAGTTGATCGTATGAAACGTGAATTTAAAGTAGAAGCGAACGTTGGTGCACCTCAAGTATCTTACAGAGAAACCATTGGTGGAACTGCAGATATTGAAGGTAAGTTCATTCGTCAATCAGGTGGTCGTGGACAATACGGTCACGTTTGGATTAAGTTTGAACCAAATCCTGGTAAAGGCTTTGAATTCGTTGACGCAATTGTTGGTGGTACTGTACCTAGAGAATACATCGGTGTGGTACAAAAAGGACTTGAAGAAGCATTGCCAAATGGGATTGTTGCAGGTTACCCTGTAATGGACATTAAAGCAACGCTATTTGACGGTTCATACCATGACGTTGACTCCTCTGAAATGGCTTATAAGATTGCGGCTTCAATCGCACTTAAAGCAACTAAGGAAAAATGTCAACCAGCACTTCTTGAACCAATCATGGTTGTGGAAGTTGTTTCACCTGAGGATTATGTAGGTAACGTTATTGGTGATATTACATCAAGACGTGGACGCCTTGAGTCACAAGAAAATAGAGGAAACGCCATCTCAATTAAAGCGATGGTACCACTATCAGAAATGTTTGGTTATGCAACCTCACTTCGTTCAAACTCTCAAGGACGTGCAACATTCGTAATGCAATTTGACCACTACGAAAAAGCACCGAAGTCAATCACTGAAGAAATCATTAAGAAGCGCAACGCGTAGACGCTTGCAAAATATATAAATTTGAGTTAAAATATAACTTGGATTAGAAAATAAATATAAATACAAATTATAAAGGAGAATATTAAAATGGCAAAACAAAAATTTGAACGTACAAAACCACACGTTAACGTTGGAACCATCGGTCACGTTGACCACGGTAAAACAACATTAACAGCTGCAATTTCAACAGTTTTAGCTAAAAAAGGTTTCGCAGAAATGAGAGACTATGCTTCAATTGACTCAGCTCCAGAAGAAAAAGAACGTGGTATTACAATTAATACATCACACGTTGAATACCAAACTGAAAAACGTCACTATGCACACGTTGACTGCCCAGGTCACGCCGACTATGTTAAAAACATGATCACAGGTGCTGCTCAAATGGATGGTGGTATCTTAGTTGTATCAGCTGCAGACGGCCCAATGCCACAAACACGTGAACACATCTTGTTATCACGTCAAGTTGGTGTGCCTAAACTAGTTGTATTCTTAAACAAATGCGACATGGTTGATGATGAAGAATTAATCGACTTAGTTGAAATGGAAGTTCGTGAATTACTTTCAGAATATGATTTCCCAGGTGATGACGTTCCTGTTATCCGTGGTTCAGCTCTTAGAGCGCTTGAAGGCGACGAAAAATGGGCTGCAAAAATTGACGAATTAATGGAAGCTGTTGATACTTACATCGACAACCCAGTTCGTGAAACTGACAAGCCATTCTTAATGCCAGTAGAAGACGTATTCACAATCACAGGTCGTGGTACAGTTGCTACAGGTAGAGTAGAACGTGGAACAATCGTAGTCAATACAGAAATTGAAATCATCGGTATCACTGACACTCAAAAATCAGTTGTTACAGGTGTTGAAATGTTCCGTAAATTATTAGACAGAGCAGAAGCTGGAGACAACATTGGTGCTTTATTACGTGGTGTTACACGTGACAAAATCCAAAGAGGTCAAGTATTAGCTAAACCAGGTTCAGTTAAACCTCATAGCAAGTTTGAAGCACAAGTATACGTTCTTTCTAAAGAAGAAGGTGGACGTCATACAGCGTTCTTCTCAAACTACCGTCCTCAATTCTATTTCCGTACAACTGACATTACAGGTGTTATTACACTTCAAGAAGGTACAGAAATGGTTATGCCAGGCGACAACACGGTTATGATCGTTGAACTTATCCACCCAATCGCTATCGAAGATGGTACTAAGTTCTCAATCCGTGAAGGCGGACGTACCGTAGGCGCTGGTTCAGTTACTAAGATTTTAGAATAGTAACCACCAAAACTTAAATGGATAAACCACAAGCAAAAGCTTGTGGTTTTTTTGTTACCACGAGTAAGTCTAATCTTTATTAATATTAATCAATGTTTCTTAGTTAAAAATCAAGTCGAATCGTGGTAAAATAGTAATACGTATCATAAAGATTAGGATTAACAGTTAAAGAAAATAGGAGTATAATATAAGATGATTGACACACACGCACATTTGAATATCGAAGCGTTTGAAGATGAGTTAGAAGACGTCATCAACCGTGCAAAACGAGCAAGTGTTGATGAAATTATCGTTGTTGGTATGTACGAAGAAGCAAACCAAAAGGCACTAACGTTAACTAAACAGTACCATAACCTGTACGCAAGCGTTGGACTACACCCATCGTATGTGGATGAAGGTATTGATTTTTCTCTACTTGAGGCGCAGTTACAAGATGAGAAAGTGGTTGCACTTGGTGAAATTGGCATCGATCTTTACTGGGTAAAAGACAATCTTGATAAACAAATTAGGTACTTTAAAAAACAAATAGAACTTGCCATCAAACACAAGTTACCAATCATTGTCCACAGCAGAAATTCAAGCAGTGAAATCTATGAGGTTCTAAAAGAATATCAAGGAAGAATCACGGGTGTGATGCACTGCTTTTCTGATGATATGTCCTGGGCTAATCAATTTCTAAATCTCGGGTTTTACATTGGTATTGGTGGGGTTGTGACATTTAAAAATGCTAAAGAAGTCAAAGAAGTGGCTAAAAACGTGCCACTAGAAAGGCTTTTAGTTGAAACGGATAGTCCTTATTTGGCGCCAACGCCACATAGAGGAAAGAAAAATGAGCCGGCGTATACCGCTTACGTGCTAGAAGCGATTGCACAGTTAAGACAAATGACAAAAGAAGATCTTAATGACATTACGACAAAAAACGCTAAGCGTTTATTTAATAAAATGGAGGGATAACATGAAGAAAATAGTAACTTTCTTATTAATTATTTTAAGTTTTTCAATTTTAACTGGTTGTTTTAACACAGAAACCACAACCTTTACATTAGAAGATGTCCAAGGCCAGATTGTGGATGTTTATGACGAGGTCAGCCCATTTACAGTCGCGGTTGTTTCCTATTTAGAAGATTATCAAACTTACGCAGGGCACGGTTCAGGCCTACTTTACGATAAGATTGAAACCACCACAGGCTTTAAATACTTTGTGATAACGAATTACCACGTCGTTGAATCTCAGGCGTATCTAAAAATATACATGGGCAAAAATACCTATTATGAAGCAATGCCTCACGCCGTTCATGAGAATAAAGATTTAGCGATTGTTTCATTTGAAACGACGGCGGATTTAGAAGTTTATGGCACAGAACAATTCACAGGCTCTACGTTTGTTTCACCAAAAGTGGGTTCGTTTGTGATTGCCGTAGGTACCCCGCTTGATCTTGATTATTTTAATACCGCAACCTTAGGGATTGTTGGTGTGACGACCAATCTAGGCGTGATTCAACACGACGCAGCCATTAACCCAGGTAATAGTGGTGGCCCACTATTTGATCTAAATGGCAATCTACTCGGTTTTAACACATGGAAACGTGCCGAAACCACCACGAGTGATGGCACCATCTCCGTTGAGGGCATTGGTATGGCAATTTCGATGTTTATTGCAGTACCTGAGGTCAACAACCTAAGAGCTGGCAATTCTACATTTGCACAACCTAAACTTGGTGTAACGGTGATTGATGTAGCAAAAGTGATTGATGAAGTATATGAGGGTGTAAGACCTGAGTTTATTGAAAGCACTCAAACTGATGGTGTGTTTGTCAGTAGTGTTGTGCCACTAAGACCTTCATATGGTGTCATTCTTTCAAAAGATATAATCATTGAGGTTAATGGTATCGCGATTTCAACCACTGAGGATTTAATTCCTCTTGTGTCACAAGCAAACTATGGTGATACATTTACGATTAAACTCAGACGCTTTGTGGATAATCAGTTTAAAACAATCGAAGTTACAATTATAATGTAGGGAGTGGTTATATGATGTTAAGAGGTTTGTTATTAAAAATTGAAACAGGACAGCCTTTAAGTGAAAAGCAAGAAAAGAAATTAGCCTCTAGATTATATTTAATCCCATCGTTTTCAAGAGCCCTAATGAATTTGTTTTTTGGCGTATTAATCCTAATATTGGTTTTAATGGCCTATACAAATACCATTAAAGAAGTCGAACCAGCCATTCTTTACTTGGCGAGTTTTGTGGTGTTTCTAGTTTATTTGTATGTCACAATTTTTCCAAAAAGAAAAAATATTATGAAGTATCTTCAAGCGGTGGAAAAGTTTTATGAGACCAAGTTTGAAGGACTTGATCATTTTGATCTATACTACATAGGTCAACATAAATCACCACACATTAGAAGCTTAAGATCTTCAAAGATTTACTTATTATCTGATGGGTTTCACATTCTATTTATTGACGACTATTTTAAAGATACTGCGTATCAGTTACCAAGCTATTTATCTAATGGGCAAACAATCTATATGCGTGTCATAGATAAAGATAAAAACGATCAATCGCGTATATTACTTGATGTCAGTATGATTGAAAATTTCCGCTTATCGAATGACGATTATCCAGTTGATAAAAAAGTAAAAATCAAGAAATATGAAACCTACTTTAAGAATTTTTTAGATCAAAATCAGTATATGACAGACAGACATTATGTCACATTAAAACTAAATAATGGTACCGTCTTTCGCTTAAGTTACAAGAGTTATGACTGTCTTAAAAAATCACTACCTCTTAGGGAGGTGGTGTAGTGACTAATTACTCAAAGGATGTATTTTTACAACTACTGAAATACAACTACACGATTGCGTTTGCAGAAAGCATGACCGGTGGGGCACTTGCCTCTAACCTGGTGTTAAATCCAGGGGCATCTGATGTCATTGGCTATTCGGTCGTCACTTATAGTGATCAAGTAAAAATCAAACACTTAAACATCAATCCAATGCTGATTGATATTCATGGTGTTGTTTCTAATGTGATTGCCATGGAAATGGCAAAGTCAGTTAGACAAATTGCAGAATCAAATATTGGGGTTGGTATCACTGGAAATGCTGGTCCAACAGCCACAGGAAACGCTCAGGTAGGCGAAGTTTGGGTCGCAGTAGACTACTTAGGTGAGGTGTATTCTTATCATCTACAGCTCAAACAATTAAGTAGAGAAGAAGTCATTGAGCAAACCGTTAAAGTGGTCTATTCAATGCTCAATCAGTTGTTAAAAAAATAGTTTGTATTCCAAGGAAACTTGTGATATAATATCAAAGCGTGGTTTATATTATATATAACCATCCTTGTCTTATCTTCGAATAAGACCAATAGACCAAAAGGAGGTATGAAGATGAAGAAATACGAAATTATGTACATCATTCGTCCGAACTTAGAAAGTGAAGAAACCAAAGCAGTGATTGCGAACTTAAGTAACATTTTTACTGAAAGACAATCACAAGTTTTAGAACTTAAAGAAATCGGATTGAAAGACTTGGCATATGAAATCGACCATCTTAAAAAGGGTTACTATGTGTGGACACTAGTTAACGCTAATAACGAAGCGATCGATGAGTTTAACCGTGTGATTCGCATTACTGAATCAGTGATTCGTTACATCGTTGTAAAAGACGGCGAATAAGGAGGGTTAATTATGCTTAATCGAGTGATTTTAGTAGGGAGAATAACCAAAGACCCGGAATTAAAAAGAACTCAAACGAATATTGCAGTGGTATCATTTACGTTGGCGATTGATCGTCAATTTACGAATGAACAAGGCGAAAGACAAGCAGATTTTATCCAATGTGTTGTATGGCGTAAACAAGCTGAGAACGTGGCCCAATTTGTAAGAAAAGGGGCATTACTCGGGATTGATGGACGCATACAAACCAGAACTTATGAAGGTCCTAACGGTGATACTCGTTACGTAACTGAAGTGTTGTGCGACTCTGTTCAATTCTTAGAATCTAAGAAATCACAAGAACAAACCAGCCCGCAAGATTTTGAAAGTAACACTTACCAAGAAGAAGACCCATTTGTTTCAACAGGAAAGAGTCTAGCTGCAGAAGAAGATTTACCATTCTAAAGGAGGCTAACTATGCAACAAAGAGGCGGATTCAAAAGACGTCGTAAAGTATGCTATTTTACACAAAATAAAGCAACTCACATCGATTTTAAAGATGTTGAACTATTAAAGCGTTTCATCTCAGACAGAGGTAAGATTTTACCACGTCGTGTGACTGGAACATCAGCTAAATGGCAACGTCCATTAGCGGTTGCGATTAAACGTGCAAGACACATGGCATTAATACCATACGTAAAAGAATAATTTTGACTATAAAAGACTTTATTATAAAGTCTTTTTTTGTTGTTTAAAGACGCTATTCTTGGTATAATACAAGAAAGAAGGTGAATACATGAAACGAGTAATCAGCCTAATTGTTTCAGTTTTTGGTTTGGTATCAGTCATCATTATTGGTGTAAGAAGAGATATTTTTAGCGATTATAGCGATAGGGTATTTTACGGTCTAATTATCGCTTTTTTAACGCTTTTTATTACCACAATTATGATTATTATCAATTTTCAAAGACAACAAAAAATCAAATCATTGGAAAATAGACTTACCGCTTGGAGTAGTCTTTCTTATCACGTAAAACAGATTGGTGATGAGGCATTTAATGAACTTGAAATTGGTATTATTCTTTATGATAAAAATAACATGCAAGTCAAATGGAGTAACCCGTTTGCAAATAAAATATTCAATAAAAACCTTGAAAATTTAGCACTAAGTCAATTACATGATGAGCTCTTAACGCTTGTAACGGATGATTTAGATAGTTTAACGGTTTCAATATTAGATCGTAAATACGATGCGAAAAGTCATAAAAACAATCAAGTCATCTATTTGTTTGATGTGACTGCGAGAGAAGAAATCAGACAAAAATACAAAAATCGTTCAACCGCACTTGGTATTCTCTACCTTGATAACGTTGAAGAAGCGCTTCAAGGATTTGATATTTACGAACGTTCGAACATCCGTGGGGAATACCTTGGTGTAATCACCGACTGGATTAATGAACATGATGGGTATTTAAAGCTTTACATGGAAGACCGTATGGTCATTGCGATGCACTATGAAGAACTTCAAAAAGTAATCGGCAATAAGTTCGATATTTTAAACAAGATTCGTGAAATTTCAACCAAGCACCACGTGAGAGTGTCGGCATCGATCGGGATTGCCTCATGGGATGTCTCATTTGAAGAACTTGGTGCACTCGCACAAAATGCGATTGAACTAGCTGAAAAACGTGGGGGGGACCAAGCGGTTGTCAACATTCAAAATGAGAAAATTGCTTACTTTGGAGGAAAATCAAACGCCTCTGAAAAGAGCTCAAGAGTTCAAGTTCGCGTTCAATCTCAAACAT containing:
- a CDS encoding CinA family protein, which encodes MTNYSKDVFLQLLKYNYTIAFAESMTGGALASNLVLNPGASDVIGYSVVTYSDQVKIKHLNINPMLIDIHGVVSNVIAMEMAKSVRQIAESNIGVGITGNAGPTATGNAQVGEVWVAVDYLGEVYSYHLQLKQLSREEVIEQTVKVVYSMLNQLLKK
- the tuf gene encoding elongation factor Tu, producing MAKQKFERTKPHVNVGTIGHVDHGKTTLTAAISTVLAKKGFAEMRDYASIDSAPEEKERGITINTSHVEYQTEKRHYAHVDCPGHADYVKNMITGAAQMDGGILVVSAADGPMPQTREHILLSRQVGVPKLVVFLNKCDMVDDEELIDLVEMEVRELLSEYDFPGDDVPVIRGSALRALEGDEKWAAKIDELMEAVDTYIDNPVRETDKPFLMPVEDVFTITGRGTVATGRVERGTIVVNTEIEIIGITDTQKSVVTGVEMFRKLLDRAEAGDNIGALLRGVTRDKIQRGQVLAKPGSVKPHSKFEAQVYVLSKEEGGRHTAFFSNYRPQFYFRTTDITGVITLQEGTEMVMPGDNTVMIVELIHPIAIEDGTKFSIREGGRTVGAGSVTKILE
- the rpsG gene encoding 30S ribosomal protein S7, coding for MPRKGHIAKRDVLPDPIYNSKLVTRVINTIMLDGKKGTAQSILYGAFDRIKEETGRDPIEVFNEAMKNIMPILEVRSRRIGGQNYQVPVEVRQERKQTLGLRWLINYARLRHEKTMEEKLAKEIMDAANGTGAAVKKREDTHRMAEANKAFAHYRW
- a CDS encoding TatD family hydrolase → MIDTHAHLNIEAFEDELEDVINRAKRASVDEIIVVGMYEEANQKALTLTKQYHNLYASVGLHPSYVDEGIDFSLLEAQLQDEKVVALGEIGIDLYWVKDNLDKQIRYFKKQIELAIKHKLPIIVHSRNSSSEIYEVLKEYQGRITGVMHCFSDDMSWANQFLNLGFYIGIGGVVTFKNAKEVKEVAKNVPLERLLVETDSPYLAPTPHRGKKNEPAYTAYVLEAIAQLRQMTKEDLNDITTKNAKRLFNKMEG
- a CDS encoding S1C family serine protease; the protein is MKKIVTFLLIILSFSILTGCFNTETTTFTLEDVQGQIVDVYDEVSPFTVAVVSYLEDYQTYAGHGSGLLYDKIETTTGFKYFVITNYHVVESQAYLKIYMGKNTYYEAMPHAVHENKDLAIVSFETTADLEVYGTEQFTGSTFVSPKVGSFVIAVGTPLDLDYFNTATLGIVGVTTNLGVIQHDAAINPGNSGGPLFDLNGNLLGFNTWKRAETTTSDGTISVEGIGMAISMFIAVPEVNNLRAGNSTFAQPKLGVTVIDVAKVIDEVYEGVRPEFIESTQTDGVFVSSVVPLRPSYGVILSKDIIIEVNGIAISTTEDLIPLVSQANYGDTFTIKLRRFVDNQFKTIEVTIIM
- the ssb gene encoding single-stranded DNA-binding protein — its product is MLNRVILVGRITKDPELKRTQTNIAVVSFTLAIDRQFTNEQGERQADFIQCVVWRKQAENVAQFVRKGALLGIDGRIQTRTYEGPNGDTRYVTEVLCDSVQFLESKKSQEQTSPQDFESNTYQEEDPFVSTGKSLAAEEDLPF
- the rpsR gene encoding 30S ribosomal protein S18 produces the protein MQQRGGFKRRRKVCYFTQNKATHIDFKDVELLKRFISDRGKILPRRVTGTSAKWQRPLAVAIKRARHMALIPYVKE
- the fusA gene encoding elongation factor G produces the protein MSREFPLNKTRNIGIMAHIDAGKTTTTERILYHTGKIHKIGETHDGASQMDWMEQEQERGITITSAATTAFWKEHRINVIDTPGHVDFTVEVSRSLRVLDGAVTVLDAQAGVEPQTETVWRQATEYKVPRIVFINKMDKTGADFEYSVKSISNRLGVKANPIQWPIGAETQFEGMIDLITMKAYYYDGNADENSVEKEIPAHLLDVATEKRNDLIEAVADFDEEIMMNYLEGEEVTNEQIKRAIRKGTLAVEFFPVICGSAFKNKGVKKMLDAVVDYLPAPTDIESVIGHDEYGAEVVRHASDDEPFTALAFKVMTDPFVGRLTFFRIYAGSVQSGSYILNTTKGKKERLGRLLQMHANHRVEIKEAYAGDIAAAIGLKDTTTGDTLAGEKDTIILESMKFPEPVISVAIEPKTKNDQDKMSNALVKLSEEDPTFRTYTDQETGQTIISGMGELHLDILVDRMKREFKVEANVGAPQVSYRETIGGTADIEGKFIRQSGGRGQYGHVWIKFEPNPGKGFEFVDAIVGGTVPREYIGVVQKGLEEALPNGIVAGYPVMDIKATLFDGSYHDVDSSEMAYKIAASIALKATKEKCQPALLEPIMVVEVVSPEDYVGNVIGDITSRRGRLESQENRGNAISIKAMVPLSEMFGYATSLRSNSQGRATFVMQFDHYEKAPKSITEEIIKKRNA
- the rpsF gene encoding 30S ribosomal protein S6 → MKKYEIMYIIRPNLESEETKAVIANLSNIFTERQSQVLELKEIGLKDLAYEIDHLKKGYYVWTLVNANNEAIDEFNRVIRITESVIRYIVVKDGE
- the rpsL gene encoding 30S ribosomal protein S12 — its product is MPTIAQLVRNGRQDKVTKSKSPYLGIGYNSLQKKETSLNSPQKRGVCVRVTTMTPKKPNSALRKYARVRLSNGIEVNAYIPGVGHSLQEHSVVLIRGGRVKDLPGVRYHIVRGTLDTSGVANRKQARSKYGAKRPKAGKAPVKK